A window of the Desulfobacterales bacterium genome harbors these coding sequences:
- the fliE gene encoding flagellar hook-basal body complex protein FliE: MNEVSFQKDLPSLIGPESGSRATEKPDSASFGNMLARSLDEVNQLHAASDDAVQKLAAGQQKDIHQTMIAMEKADVAFQLLMQVRNKIIAAYDTIMRMQA, translated from the coding sequence ATGAATGAAGTCAGTTTTCAAAAAGATCTGCCGTCTTTAATTGGTCCGGAATCCGGCAGCCGGGCGACTGAAAAACCGGATAGCGCCTCATTTGGCAATATGTTGGCGCGTTCGCTGGATGAAGTCAACCAGTTGCATGCCGCCTCAGATGATGCTGTTCAGAAATTAGCGGCCGGCCAACAAAAGGACATTCACCAGACCATGATCGCGATGGAAAAAGCGGATGTAGCCTTTCAGCTATTGATGCAGGTGCGCAACAAGATCATTGCCGCCTATGACACGATCATGCGCATGCAGGCCTAA
- the flgC gene encoding flagellar basal body rod protein FlgC: MDFFDALHVSSSGLSAQRLRMNLISANLANINTTRTKDGGPYRRQDPIFAAQPHAVSFREMLRSRQTEYLKEVAVVDIVEDTRKPIMKYDPTHPDADDNGYLAMPNINLMEEMVNMISATRSYEAGVTAIQSAKDMALKALEIGQ; encoded by the coding sequence ATGGATTTCTTTGATGCCCTTCACGTCAGCTCATCGGGATTATCAGCGCAGCGTCTTCGCATGAACCTGATTTCTGCCAATCTGGCCAATATCAATACCACGCGCACAAAGGACGGCGGGCCCTATCGCCGCCAAGATCCGATTTTTGCTGCCCAGCCACACGCAGTCTCATTCCGGGAAATGCTGCGTTCCCGGCAAACAGAATATTTAAAAGAAGTCGCTGTAGTGGATATTGTCGAGGATACCCGTAAGCCGATTATGAAATACGATCCCACCCATCCCGATGCAGATGATAACGGTTACCTGGCCATGCCCAATATCAATCTGATGGAAGAAATGGTGAATATGATCTCAGCTACACGAAGCTATGAAGCCGGTGTGACCGCTATTCAATCCGCCAAAGACATGGCGCTCAAAGCACTTGAAATAGGACAATAA
- the flgB gene encoding flagellar basal body rod protein FlgB, giving the protein MPTETLFEGTISSLQKTLNRGSLRHRVLTSNIANIDTPNYKAFEVVMEDVRQRKGRSARPLTLIRTGPRHLNGRRQTSDDVKIKQSDPSPLNLRADGNTVDLDRTMGKLAENTILYRTAAQLIKKKFQGLRNVIQGGGK; this is encoded by the coding sequence ATGCCAACGGAAACACTTTTTGAAGGGACTATTTCGAGCCTTCAAAAAACCCTTAACAGGGGTTCCTTGCGACATCGGGTGTTGACATCCAATATCGCCAATATAGATACGCCCAATTACAAAGCATTTGAGGTCGTTATGGAGGATGTGCGCCAGAGAAAAGGCCGCTCCGCAAGACCTCTGACGTTGATCCGCACCGGACCCCGGCATTTAAACGGGCGCCGGCAGACCAGCGATGATGTCAAGATCAAACAAAGCGATCCGTCGCCGCTTAACTTGAGGGCTGACGGCAATACCGTTGACTTGGACCGGACCATGGGTAAATTAGCAGAAAATACCATTTTGTACCGGACTGCTGCCCAGCTTATTAAGAAAAAATTTCAGGGACTTAGGAATGTTATTCAAGGAGGAGGGAAATAA
- a CDS encoding sigma-54 dependent transcriptional regulator translates to MGLAPILIVDDESEMRSALSHALTRSGFSVESTVSGTDALVKIKKDPISLVITDLKMPGMSGMELIGALKKLKPEIAVIVITAFGSIHNAVEAMQAGAADYLLKPFSFETLVATVKKVLGCMDENGDKWPSKQMSNPTATVKTLVTNNIKLLDILKLAKNVAASRSTILIQGESGTGKELLAAYIHENSGYPDEPYVALNCAALPETLAESELFGHEKGAFTGAVGRKMGKFELAKHGTVVLDEISEMTPPLQAKLLRVLQEREIDRIGGSRSVPMNARVVAISNVDLKKAVSERKFREDLYYRINVVPFTIPPLRERKGDIPLLVTHFLEKFCQMNQREMLKMSDAALARLVGNPWKGNIRELENTIERAVLISNGPKLLPEHLFLDVDEFDDAAQPAISIQAGMTVKEMEKKLITKTLSDVDDNRTRAAELLGISIRTLRNKLKEYKQELEASQAETAAQNS, encoded by the coding sequence ATGGGCCTTGCGCCAATATTAATCGTCGATGACGAATCGGAGATGCGCAGCGCACTTTCACATGCGCTCACCAGAAGTGGTTTTAGCGTTGAGAGCACGGTTAGCGGCACGGACGCTCTGGTTAAGATCAAAAAAGATCCGATCAGCCTGGTCATCACGGACCTAAAAATGCCTGGAATGTCAGGTATGGAACTTATCGGAGCGCTAAAGAAGCTAAAGCCCGAGATTGCGGTCATTGTGATCACCGCCTTTGGTTCCATCCACAATGCAGTTGAGGCCATGCAAGCCGGCGCAGCTGATTATTTGTTGAAGCCGTTTTCATTTGAAACCTTGGTGGCGACGGTCAAAAAAGTCCTTGGGTGTATGGATGAAAATGGTGATAAATGGCCATCAAAGCAAATGTCTAATCCTACAGCAACAGTTAAGACATTAGTTACTAATAATATAAAATTATTAGATATTTTAAAGCTTGCAAAGAACGTGGCAGCCAGCCGCTCAACCATTCTGATTCAGGGCGAGAGCGGAACCGGCAAAGAACTATTGGCTGCTTACATTCATGAAAACAGCGGCTATCCGGACGAACCCTATGTAGCGCTCAATTGCGCAGCTTTACCAGAAACGTTGGCTGAAAGTGAGCTGTTCGGTCATGAAAAAGGTGCTTTTACCGGTGCTGTGGGTCGTAAAATGGGCAAGTTTGAACTGGCCAAACACGGAACTGTTGTGCTCGATGAAATCAGTGAAATGACACCGCCTCTGCAGGCCAAACTGCTGCGCGTTTTGCAGGAAAGGGAGATCGATCGGATCGGGGGCAGCCGATCCGTTCCCATGAATGCGCGTGTGGTGGCTATTAGCAATGTGGATTTGAAAAAAGCCGTATCAGAACGCAAATTTCGTGAGGATTTGTATTATCGCATCAATGTGGTGCCATTTACCATTCCACCGCTCCGAGAACGCAAAGGGGACATCCCGCTTCTGGTGACGCATTTTCTCGAGAAATTTTGTCAAATGAACCAGAGGGAAATGCTCAAGATGTCCGATGCCGCTCTGGCGCGATTGGTCGGCAATCCTTGGAAAGGCAATATCAGAGAACTGGAAAACACGATCGAGCGGGCGGTGCTCATCAGCAACGGCCCCAAACTGTTACCGGAGCACCTGTTTTTAGACGTTGACGAATTTGATGACGCCGCCCAGCCGGCCATTTCGATTCAGGCCGGTATGACGGTCAAGGAGATGGAAAAGAAATTGATCACCAAAACCCTGAGTGATGTTGACGACAACCGTACCCGGGCTGCGGAATTGCTTGGCATCAGCATTAGAACACTGCGAAACAAGCTAAAAGAATACAAACAGGAACTGGAAGCATCTCAGGCTGAAACCGCAGCTCAAAACAGTTAG
- a CDS encoding ATP-binding protein, producing MPSSKNVITAVNTAAAKPIAQNCYMTPIFESIPTGVVALDPTGKIVSFNRTAEQITGYAAKDVLGHTFEQAFEAGYFQHPALDIKKILKTKATTEIQTILVPANEKQQLHLNVAVSPLNSVNDGNIGTLVSLTDITRMQSAELQAKRTGRLAAMGEMAARIAHEIRNPLGSIELFSTMLVADLQEFDELKTLAEHISAGVKSINNIVSNLLLFMRPDQQLDEQVLDVHEALKDSLFFAGHLLDAQDGIEVQTELIAETMSIKGDLELLKQVFLNLILNAIQAMSNGGRLVISTHKTSSLSGSLLAEVHLVDNGCGIAQADLPKIFDPFYTTRKKGTGLGLTIVHNIIKMHGGSIDITSSPEGTRCVLTLPVWAEPQGDVDNI from the coding sequence ATGCCATCTTCTAAAAATGTTATTACGGCGGTCAATACTGCCGCTGCAAAACCAATTGCTCAAAATTGCTACATGACACCTATTTTTGAAAGTATCCCGACCGGTGTGGTGGCATTGGACCCAACGGGCAAAATTGTCAGCTTTAACCGAACCGCCGAGCAGATAACCGGATATGCTGCCAAAGACGTATTGGGCCACACATTCGAGCAGGCGTTTGAAGCCGGCTATTTTCAACATCCGGCGCTGGATATCAAGAAGATTCTCAAAACGAAAGCGACCACCGAAATACAAACAATACTCGTGCCCGCCAACGAAAAACAGCAGTTGCATCTGAATGTCGCCGTATCTCCCCTGAATTCGGTCAACGATGGCAATATTGGGACGTTAGTCTCTCTGACCGACATCACGCGGATGCAAAGCGCTGAGTTGCAGGCCAAACGCACAGGTCGATTGGCGGCGATGGGTGAGATGGCTGCCCGAATTGCCCATGAAATCCGTAACCCACTAGGCAGTATCGAGTTATTCTCAACCATGTTGGTTGCTGATTTGCAGGAATTTGATGAGTTGAAAACATTGGCAGAGCATATTTCTGCGGGTGTTAAAAGCATTAATAATATTGTTTCCAACTTGTTGCTGTTTATGCGCCCGGATCAGCAGCTGGACGAACAGGTGTTAGACGTTCATGAGGCATTAAAAGATTCTCTGTTTTTTGCCGGGCATTTGTTGGATGCCCAGGACGGTATTGAGGTTCAGACCGAGCTGATCGCAGAAACGATGTCCATCAAGGGTGATCTGGAATTGCTCAAGCAGGTTTTTTTGAATTTAATCTTAAATGCCATCCAGGCGATGTCCAACGGGGGTCGATTGGTGATTTCTACCCACAAAACCAGCAGCCTATCCGGATCACTATTGGCTGAAGTTCATCTGGTTGATAACGGTTGTGGGATTGCCCAGGCAGATTTACCCAAAATTTTTGACCCATTCTACACCACTCGCAAGAAGGGTACCGGATTAGGGCTGACCATTGTTCATAATATTATCAAAATGCATGGCGGCAGCATCGATATTACCAGCAGCCCCGAGGGCACCCGATGTGTTCTGACCCTGCCGGTCTGGGCTGAACCACAAGGAGATGTTGACAACATTTAA
- a CDS encoding sigma-54 dependent transcriptional regulator yields MAVSKVPAPNSDLFVKNSMVLAQLNSHDSCNAIIGRSERMQAVFELVEKVADSDSTILITGETGTGKGLVAKAIHQRSNRKNKPFISINCGAIPENLLESELFGHVRGAFTGATVSKSGKFELAHGGTIFLDEIGDMSPDLQVKVLKVLEEGEFEQVGGAKTIKVDVRVIAATHRDLPEAVKNGHFRDDLFYRLYVIPIGLPALRDRRADIPYLTSYFIQMYNNKNNRQIDGISDEALDVMVHYGWPGNVRELRNVIERLVVLIGSGQISLNDLPKELMVVNGYQNNQSIEVTDAGICLNSAVTEFEKDLILQSLEKTKWVKNKAAKLLQLNRTTLVEKIKRHRIQQYAT; encoded by the coding sequence TTGGCCGTCAGCAAAGTTCCAGCCCCCAATTCCGATCTTTTTGTTAAAAACTCAATGGTTCTGGCGCAACTCAATTCGCATGATTCATGCAATGCCATCATCGGTCGTAGTGAAAGGATGCAAGCGGTTTTCGAGTTGGTTGAAAAAGTAGCCGATAGTGACAGCACGATTTTGATCACCGGTGAAACCGGCACAGGCAAAGGACTGGTGGCCAAAGCAATTCATCAAAGATCCAATCGTAAAAATAAACCATTTATTTCAATAAATTGTGGTGCAATACCTGAAAATTTACTTGAGAGTGAACTGTTTGGACATGTGCGGGGTGCATTCACCGGTGCTACGGTTTCCAAATCAGGAAAATTTGAACTGGCCCATGGCGGCACGATTTTTTTAGATGAGATCGGCGATATGAGTCCTGATTTGCAGGTCAAGGTGCTCAAGGTTTTGGAAGAGGGTGAATTTGAGCAGGTCGGTGGTGCCAAGACCATTAAAGTGGATGTCAGGGTGATTGCAGCGACACATCGCGATTTGCCAGAAGCGGTAAAAAATGGACATTTTCGAGACGATCTGTTTTACCGTCTTTACGTCATTCCCATTGGCCTTCCTGCTCTAAGAGATCGTAGAGCTGATATACCCTATTTGACCTCCTATTTTATTCAAATGTATAATAACAAGAATAATAGGCAGATAGATGGGATTTCTGATGAAGCACTTGATGTTATGGTGCATTATGGGTGGCCGGGAAATGTGCGCGAGCTTCGCAACGTCATCGAAAGACTGGTGGTGCTCATCGGTTCGGGCCAGATCTCATTAAATGATTTGCCAAAAGAGCTTATGGTGGTTAACGGGTATCAAAATAACCAGTCCATAGAGGTTACAGACGCGGGAATCTGTTTAAACAGCGCTGTTACCGAGTTTGAGAAAGATTTAATATTACAATCTTTGGAAAAAACCAAATGGGTCAAAAATAAAGCTGCCAAACTGCTCCAATTGAACCGCACAACTTTGGTAGAGAAAATTAAGCGTCACCGAATTCAACAATACGCCACTTGA
- a CDS encoding HDOD domain-containing protein, whose translation MKAPDIDRVISRVEDLPTLPRTVLRITELVNDPKSSARDLARIITDDQVLAARLLKLVNSSFYGFPQRISTITGAIVLLGFDAIRNLLLTTSVFDLFSNRKKISLIRQEQFWDHSLGCAVAAKVIGKHLRYDKVEELFVAGLLHDIGKIVEMIFLSQAFKDINRLVGDKNILMITAEETILGYGHPEVGKLLAERWNLPPKLVSVILHHHQPSTAGRFAFEAAIVHLADILCRSLNIGYAGDNKMPALDKAAWDSLRIRPQAIEALLADIQKEFDDISLFITYTP comes from the coding sequence ATGAAAGCACCTGATATCGACCGAGTCATTTCGCGGGTAGAGGATCTGCCGACTTTGCCGCGAACCGTTCTGAGGATAACGGAGCTTGTCAACGATCCCAAGTCCTCCGCCCGGGATCTGGCCAGAATCATTACCGACGATCAGGTTTTGGCTGCCCGGTTGCTAAAATTGGTAAATTCATCTTTTTATGGATTTCCTCAGCGAATTTCAACGATCACCGGGGCCATCGTGCTGCTGGGCTTTGATGCCATTCGCAATTTGCTGCTAACCACTTCTGTGTTTGACCTTTTTTCGAATCGTAAAAAAATCAGTCTGATACGCCAGGAACAGTTCTGGGATCACTCACTGGGATGTGCAGTAGCCGCTAAGGTGATCGGCAAACATTTGCGCTACGACAAGGTTGAGGAGCTGTTTGTTGCCGGTCTTTTGCATGATATTGGAAAAATTGTAGAAATGATATTTTTGTCCCAGGCCTTCAAAGATATTAACCGGCTGGTTGGAGATAAGAATATACTGATGATCACAGCCGAGGAAACCATTCTAGGCTACGGTCATCCGGAAGTCGGGAAATTGCTGGCTGAACGCTGGAATTTGCCCCCTAAATTGGTGAGCGTCATTTTACACCATCATCAGCCCAGTACGGCCGGTCGTTTTGCATTTGAAGCTGCCATTGTGCATCTGGCGGATATTCTGTGCCGCTCCCTCAATATCGGCTATGCGGGCGACAACAAGATGCCGGCACTGGATAAAGCTGCCTGGGATAGTTTGCGGATCAGACCTCAAGCCATTGAAGCACTTCTGGCCGACATCCAAAAGGAATTTGATGATATCAGCCTTTTTATTACCTATACCCCCTAA